The following proteins come from a genomic window of Triticum aestivum cultivar Chinese Spring chromosome 6A, IWGSC CS RefSeq v2.1, whole genome shotgun sequence:
- the LOC780617 gene encoding zinc finger protein HD1: MFMNCNFNSNLLENEAGRISFPWARPCDGCHAAPSAVYCCADAAYLCASCDTQVHSANRVASRHERVRVCETCESAPAVLACHADAAALCTACDAQVHSANPIAQRHQRVPVLPLPAVAIPAASGFAEAEASVTAHGDKEEGEEVDSWRLRRNSDDNNCANKIDRYYNLVGYNMYYNNITCDPRPEEQYRMQEQRVQNRYIEKQGCECVVPPQVVMASEQQESDYGTRGAGQAASVTAITSTYTASISNDISFSSMEVGIIPDNTRPDISNSNILTGSEAMELSGHSLQMPVHFSSMDREARVLRYKEKKQTRKFQKTIRYATRKAYAEARPRIKGRFAKRSDIEHEEDHMLSPPALPDTSSYNTVPWF, from the exons ATGTTCATGAATTGCAATTTCAACAGCAACCTTTTGGAGAACGAAGCTGGAAGGATAAGTTTTCCATGGGCCAGGCCATGCGATGGATGCCATGCAGCACCAAGCGCAGTATACTGCTGTGCTGATGCTGCATATCTCTGTGCATCTTGTGACACACAGGTTCATTCTGCTAACCGTGTGGCATCACGCCATGAGCGTGTGCGTGTCTGCGAAACCTGTGAGAGTGCACCAGCGGTGCTGGCATGCCATGCAGATGCAGCAGCACTATGTACCGCCTGTGATGCACAGGTGCACTCTGCCAACCCAATTGCTCAGAGGCACCAACGAGTGCCTGTGCTGCCACTCCCAGCTGTTGCCATTCCAGCTGCCTCTGGCTTCGCGGAGGCAGAAGCTTCTGTCACTGCCCATGGCGAtaaggaagagggagaggaagtGGACTCTTGGCGCCTCAGAAGAAATTCTGATGACAACAATTGTGCCAACAAGATAGATCGATACTACAACCTTGTCGGATACAATATGTATTACAACAACATCACTTGTGACCCAAGACCAGAAGAACAATACAGAATGCAAGAACAGCGTGTGCAGAACAGGTACATCGAGAAGCAAGGGTGTGAGTGTGTAGTACCTCCACAAGTCGTCATGGCAAGTGAGCAGCAAGAGAGCGATTATGGAACTAGAGGAGCAGGGCAGGCTGCCTCCGTTACCGCTATCACCAGTACCTACACAGCTTCCATCAGCAATGAC ATATCTTTCTCATCAATGGAGGTGGGTATAATACCAGACAACACCAGAccagatatctcaaacagcaacatccTGACTGGCAGTGAAGCCATGGAGCTCTCAGGCCATTCACTTCAGATGCCAGTGCACTTCAGCTCCATGGACAGAGAGGCCAGGGTCCTCAGgtacaaggagaagaagcagacaAGGAAGTTTCAGAAAACCATAAGGTATGCAACAAGGAAAGCTTATGCAGAAGCACGACCACGGATCAAGGGTCGATTCGCTAAAAGATCAGATATAGAGCATGAGGAGGACCACATGCTGTCACCACCAGCCCTACCAGATACTAGTAGCTATAATACTGTTCCATGGTTCTGA